From Catharus ustulatus isolate bCatUst1 chromosome 6, bCatUst1.pri.v2, whole genome shotgun sequence, a single genomic window includes:
- the GPR176 gene encoding G-protein coupled receptor 176 isoform X2: protein MIFEGLLKYAILILFFVFPLKVQSNIMVLWSTCRTSLLKSVTNRFIKNLACSGICASLVCVPFDIALSASPHCCWWIYTMLFCRIAKFLHKVFCSVTILSFPAIALDRYYSVLYPLERKISDAKSRDLVIYIWAHAIVASIPVFAVTNVSDIYAMSTCSESWSYSLGHLIYVIIYNITTVIVPVAVVFLFMILIRRALSASQKKKVIIAALRTPQNTVSIPYASQREAELHIMLLSMVMIFIFCSVPYVTLVIYRTILNISDISVFLLLTAIWLPKVSLLANPLLFLTVNRSVRKCLVGTVVQLHRRFSRRNIVSSSGIADDNLEPSVHSGSQLLEMFHIGQQQIFKPTEDENETKSIGSGDFQQKEIPITNLELGQTSVHRFIPQTTADSAAQVAPAVPTEADTVNDKYSMQFGFGPFELPPQWLSENRNNKKRLLPPLGNTPEELIQTKQPKCKVERKVSRNNKVSIFPKVDS, encoded by the exons ATGATTTTTGAGGGACTATTAAAATATGCAATCCTTATTTTGTTCTTCGTATTCCCCCTGAAGGTGCAAA GTAACATCATGGTGCTGTGGTCAACTTGCAGAACATCGCTTCTTAAATCTGTAACAAACCGGTTCATTAAGAATTTGGCCTGCTCGGGGATCTGTGCCAGCCTAGTCTGTGTGCCTTTTGACATTGCTCTTAGTGCCAGtccacactgctgctggtggaTCTATACAATGCTCTTCTGCAGAATCGCCAAGTTTCTGCACAAAGTCTTCTGCTCAGTGACCATCCTTAGTTTTCCAGCCATTGCTCTTGACAG atacTACTCTGTTTTATAtcctctggaaagaaaaatatctgatgCAAAATCCCGAGACCTGGTTATCTATATCTGGGCCCATGCAATAGTGGCCAGCATTCCAGTATTTGCTGTGACCAATGTGTCTGATATTTATGCCATGTCCACTTGCTCTGAGTCTTGGAGTTACTCCCTTGGTCACCTGATATATGTCATAATCTACAATATCACCACTGTGATTGTACCTGTGGCTGTGGTATTTCTCTTTATGATTCTTATTCGCAGAGCGCTGAGTGCCAGCCAGAAGAAAAAAGTCATCATAGCTGCATTGAGGACCCCTCAGAATACAGTTTCTATCCCGTATGCCTCCCAACGAGAAGCTGAGCTCCACATCATGCTGCTTTCTATGGTTATGATATTCATCTTCTGCAGTGTCCCCTATGTGACTCTGGTGATTTACCGCACCATACTcaatatttcagatatttcagtCTTCTTGCTCCTCACTGCTATCTGGTTGCCCAAGGTCTCACTGCTGGCCAACcctttgttatttttaactgtTAACAGATCAGTACGGAAATGCTTAGTGGGGACAGTAGTACAACTGCACCGGAGGTTTAGCAGGAGAAACATTGTCAGCTCGAGTGGCATTGCAGATGACAATCTGGAGCCCAGTGTCCATTCAGGAAGCCAGCTTCTGGAGATGTTTCATATCGGGCAACAACAAATCTTCAAGCCAACAGAAGATGAGAATGAGACCAAATCCATTGGCTCTGGTGACtttcagcagaaagaaattcCTATCACCAATTTAGAGCTAGGACAGACTTCGGTTCATAGGTTTATACCGCAGACGACTGCAGACTCTGCAGCTCAGGtggccccagctgtgcccactgAAGCTGATACAGTAAATGACAAGTATTCCATGCAGTTTGGTTTTGGACCCTTTGAGCTGCCTCCACAGTGGctctcagaaaacagaaataataagaaGCGACTCCTGCCTCCTTTGGGGAATACCCCTGAAGAGCTAATTCAGACAAAACAGCCTAAGTGTAAAGTGGAAAGAAAAGTCAGCAGAAACAATAAAGTCAGTATCTTTCCCAAGGTAGATTCCTAG
- the GPR176 gene encoding G-protein coupled receptor 176 isoform X3 codes for MLTNLPHKSITLQLKRTSGNIMVLWSTCRTSLLKSVTNRFIKNLACSGICASLVCVPFDIALSASPHCCWWIYTMLFCRIAKFLHKVFCSVTILSFPAIALDRYYSVLYPLERKISDAKSRDLVIYIWAHAIVASIPVFAVTNVSDIYAMSTCSESWSYSLGHLIYVIIYNITTVIVPVAVVFLFMILIRRALSASQKKKVIIAALRTPQNTVSIPYASQREAELHIMLLSMVMIFIFCSVPYVTLVIYRTILNISDISVFLLLTAIWLPKVSLLANPLLFLTVNRSVRKCLVGTVVQLHRRFSRRNIVSSSGIADDNLEPSVHSGSQLLEMFHIGQQQIFKPTEDENETKSIGSGDFQQKEIPITNLELGQTSVHRFIPQTTADSAAQVAPAVPTEADTVNDKYSMQFGFGPFELPPQWLSENRNNKKRLLPPLGNTPEELIQTKQPKCKVERKVSRNNKVSIFPKVDS; via the exons ATGCTAACAAATCTGCCACATAAATCAATTACACTTCAACTCAAAAGAACTTCTG GTAACATCATGGTGCTGTGGTCAACTTGCAGAACATCGCTTCTTAAATCTGTAACAAACCGGTTCATTAAGAATTTGGCCTGCTCGGGGATCTGTGCCAGCCTAGTCTGTGTGCCTTTTGACATTGCTCTTAGTGCCAGtccacactgctgctggtggaTCTATACAATGCTCTTCTGCAGAATCGCCAAGTTTCTGCACAAAGTCTTCTGCTCAGTGACCATCCTTAGTTTTCCAGCCATTGCTCTTGACAG atacTACTCTGTTTTATAtcctctggaaagaaaaatatctgatgCAAAATCCCGAGACCTGGTTATCTATATCTGGGCCCATGCAATAGTGGCCAGCATTCCAGTATTTGCTGTGACCAATGTGTCTGATATTTATGCCATGTCCACTTGCTCTGAGTCTTGGAGTTACTCCCTTGGTCACCTGATATATGTCATAATCTACAATATCACCACTGTGATTGTACCTGTGGCTGTGGTATTTCTCTTTATGATTCTTATTCGCAGAGCGCTGAGTGCCAGCCAGAAGAAAAAAGTCATCATAGCTGCATTGAGGACCCCTCAGAATACAGTTTCTATCCCGTATGCCTCCCAACGAGAAGCTGAGCTCCACATCATGCTGCTTTCTATGGTTATGATATTCATCTTCTGCAGTGTCCCCTATGTGACTCTGGTGATTTACCGCACCATACTcaatatttcagatatttcagtCTTCTTGCTCCTCACTGCTATCTGGTTGCCCAAGGTCTCACTGCTGGCCAACcctttgttatttttaactgtTAACAGATCAGTACGGAAATGCTTAGTGGGGACAGTAGTACAACTGCACCGGAGGTTTAGCAGGAGAAACATTGTCAGCTCGAGTGGCATTGCAGATGACAATCTGGAGCCCAGTGTCCATTCAGGAAGCCAGCTTCTGGAGATGTTTCATATCGGGCAACAACAAATCTTCAAGCCAACAGAAGATGAGAATGAGACCAAATCCATTGGCTCTGGTGACtttcagcagaaagaaattcCTATCACCAATTTAGAGCTAGGACAGACTTCGGTTCATAGGTTTATACCGCAGACGACTGCAGACTCTGCAGCTCAGGtggccccagctgtgcccactgAAGCTGATACAGTAAATGACAAGTATTCCATGCAGTTTGGTTTTGGACCCTTTGAGCTGCCTCCACAGTGGctctcagaaaacagaaataataagaaGCGACTCCTGCCTCCTTTGGGGAATACCCCTGAAGAGCTAATTCAGACAAAACAGCCTAAGTGTAAAGTGGAAAGAAAAGTCAGCAGAAACAATAAAGTCAGTATCTTTCCCAAGGTAGATTCCTAG
- the GPR176 gene encoding G-protein coupled receptor 176 isoform X4, whose translation MVLWSTCRTSLLKSVTNRFIKNLACSGICASLVCVPFDIALSASPHCCWWIYTMLFCRIAKFLHKVFCSVTILSFPAIALDRYYSVLYPLERKISDAKSRDLVIYIWAHAIVASIPVFAVTNVSDIYAMSTCSESWSYSLGHLIYVIIYNITTVIVPVAVVFLFMILIRRALSASQKKKVIIAALRTPQNTVSIPYASQREAELHIMLLSMVMIFIFCSVPYVTLVIYRTILNISDISVFLLLTAIWLPKVSLLANPLLFLTVNRSVRKCLVGTVVQLHRRFSRRNIVSSSGIADDNLEPSVHSGSQLLEMFHIGQQQIFKPTEDENETKSIGSGDFQQKEIPITNLELGQTSVHRFIPQTTADSAAQVAPAVPTEADTVNDKYSMQFGFGPFELPPQWLSENRNNKKRLLPPLGNTPEELIQTKQPKCKVERKVSRNNKVSIFPKVDS comes from the exons ATGGTGCTGTGGTCAACTTGCAGAACATCGCTTCTTAAATCTGTAACAAACCGGTTCATTAAGAATTTGGCCTGCTCGGGGATCTGTGCCAGCCTAGTCTGTGTGCCTTTTGACATTGCTCTTAGTGCCAGtccacactgctgctggtggaTCTATACAATGCTCTTCTGCAGAATCGCCAAGTTTCTGCACAAAGTCTTCTGCTCAGTGACCATCCTTAGTTTTCCAGCCATTGCTCTTGACAG atacTACTCTGTTTTATAtcctctggaaagaaaaatatctgatgCAAAATCCCGAGACCTGGTTATCTATATCTGGGCCCATGCAATAGTGGCCAGCATTCCAGTATTTGCTGTGACCAATGTGTCTGATATTTATGCCATGTCCACTTGCTCTGAGTCTTGGAGTTACTCCCTTGGTCACCTGATATATGTCATAATCTACAATATCACCACTGTGATTGTACCTGTGGCTGTGGTATTTCTCTTTATGATTCTTATTCGCAGAGCGCTGAGTGCCAGCCAGAAGAAAAAAGTCATCATAGCTGCATTGAGGACCCCTCAGAATACAGTTTCTATCCCGTATGCCTCCCAACGAGAAGCTGAGCTCCACATCATGCTGCTTTCTATGGTTATGATATTCATCTTCTGCAGTGTCCCCTATGTGACTCTGGTGATTTACCGCACCATACTcaatatttcagatatttcagtCTTCTTGCTCCTCACTGCTATCTGGTTGCCCAAGGTCTCACTGCTGGCCAACcctttgttatttttaactgtTAACAGATCAGTACGGAAATGCTTAGTGGGGACAGTAGTACAACTGCACCGGAGGTTTAGCAGGAGAAACATTGTCAGCTCGAGTGGCATTGCAGATGACAATCTGGAGCCCAGTGTCCATTCAGGAAGCCAGCTTCTGGAGATGTTTCATATCGGGCAACAACAAATCTTCAAGCCAACAGAAGATGAGAATGAGACCAAATCCATTGGCTCTGGTGACtttcagcagaaagaaattcCTATCACCAATTTAGAGCTAGGACAGACTTCGGTTCATAGGTTTATACCGCAGACGACTGCAGACTCTGCAGCTCAGGtggccccagctgtgcccactgAAGCTGATACAGTAAATGACAAGTATTCCATGCAGTTTGGTTTTGGACCCTTTGAGCTGCCTCCACAGTGGctctcagaaaacagaaataataagaaGCGACTCCTGCCTCCTTTGGGGAATACCCCTGAAGAGCTAATTCAGACAAAACAGCCTAAGTGTAAAGTGGAAAGAAAAGTCAGCAGAAACAATAAAGTCAGTATCTTTCCCAAGGTAGATTCCTAG